The genomic region AAAAGGCGACATCGGCGATGCGTTCGATCCAGATGCGATGATCATCAAGCACGGCTTCGGGCGCGATGACGCCAAGGCGGCTTTCAAGCGCATCAAAGTTAAAACCGGTTTCAGGCGTGACTTCGATAATGCGCGGAATGGGCAGTTCGCTGATGACTTCGTCCGGGCCCAGCCAGGGTTCAAGCAGGGCGGCCATGGTGTCGGGGCTGAGTTCCTCGATCCGGGCGATGCCGGGCAGGGTGGAAACCTGTTCGATGATGCTATCGACCGTGCCTTGCAGGGCGGCTTCGCGTTCGGCGGGGGATCGGTTGGCAAGCTCGGTCGGGGGAACCTGGATCGACAGGCTGCCTTCGATCTGGCCGGACCATTGGCCGACACTGTCATGCAGGGCCGCCAGCCCGACGATGGAGAAGGTCAGGAGCGCAACCATCAGGGCGACGATGCTCGGCAAAAAGCGCGAGGACGAATCGCTTTCAAGAGGGAGGTGCGATGGAGGTGCGCGAAATGCCATGATCGTGTGTTGGTCCTGTTGATCCCGTGTTTGCGAAGCTTGGACTTGGTGTGTCGGGTTTCAGCCGCTGTTGGTGACGTCGTGCAAGGTACCACCTTCGAGCAACCATTGGGTATGGCCAAACCGCCGGACAAGTTGCCGGTTGTGGGTTGCGATCAGAACGGTGGTGCCGAGTTTGTTGAGCTCTTCAAACAGATAGAGCAACCGCATGGCGATTCGGTCATCCACGTTACCGGTCGGTTCATCGGCCAGCAGAAGGGCCGGACGGCCAATGACGGCACGTGCGATGGCAACGCGCTGTTGCTGCCCACCTGACAGGCGCGAGGGTTGCGCATTGATGTGATCACCCAGACCAACCCATTCGAGAAGTTCGGTGACGTTCTTGCGAATCTGAAGATCCTCGACACCGGCAACGCGCAGTGGCAAGGCAACATTTTCAAACGTCGTCAGATGATTGATCAGCCGGAAGTCCTGGAATACGACACCGATCTTGCGGCGAATCGCAGGCAGTTCTTCACGCGGGATGCGGATATTGTCGCGCCCGAAGATCGAAATTTCGCCGCGTGTCTGACGCAAGGCCAAAAATAAAAGCCGCATCAGTGTGGACTTGCCCGCACCCGATGCCCCGGTCAGGAAATGAAAACTGCCGCGACCGAGCGAAAAATTCAGGTCGCGCAGGATTTCTGGCCCGGATTCATAGCGGACTCCGACATTCCTGAAACTGACAACGTCGGTCAAAATTCTTGCTCCATAAGGCCGAATGACGGTTGTGTTGGTGGTCGCCACAGCAGTTTATAACCGCTTTCGCCATTATCTGACAGGGTTGGAAAGTAGCGTTGTCATGACAATATCGAAAATGAATTAACCGGTTTGGGCGGTTTGTCGTC from Thalassospira indica harbors:
- a CDS encoding cell division protein FtsX → MAFRAPPSHLPLESDSSSRFLPSIVALMVALLTFSIVGLAALHDSVGQWSGQIEGSLSIQVPPTELANRSPAEREAALQGTVDSIIEQVSTLPGIARIEELSPDTMAALLEPWLGPDEVISELPIPRIIEVTPETGFNFDALESRLGVIAPEAVLDDHRIWIERIADVAFSVELALALLIVVLFGATMLSVVFATRSGLSIHHRIIELLHLIGAQDGYIASQFGRHNRRLAFFGALIGLLIALPVSALIGWLGLRAGWPVPSLVLSPTFIGLIVAIPFIVALVAGITANRTVLRVLHRML
- the ftsE gene encoding cell division ATP-binding protein FtsE → MTDVVSFRNVGVRYESGPEILRDLNFSLGRGSFHFLTGASGAGKSTLMRLLFLALRQTRGEISIFGRDNIRIPREELPAIRRKIGVVFQDFRLINHLTTFENVALPLRVAGVEDLQIRKNVTELLEWVGLGDHINAQPSRLSGGQQQRVAIARAVIGRPALLLADEPTGNVDDRIAMRLLYLFEELNKLGTTVLIATHNRQLVRRFGHTQWLLEGGTLHDVTNSG